From one Triticum urartu cultivar G1812 chromosome 3, Tu2.1, whole genome shotgun sequence genomic stretch:
- the LOC125545552 gene encoding protein THYLAKOID RHODANESE-LIKE, chloroplastic-like isoform X1, translated as MALLRLQHHCSLLQVSTSHLPTLLRPPRNPRRSQLSPPNAARTTSSSVTPSPAARILARNAAAPPWRGELLLLLPAAAASWPLHSLAAEADGGGGSKVSLESIVLAVDDFNNRNPFFVAGVVFVWLVVLPLAQDYFKKYKAVGALDAFRKLRDAPEAQLLDVRRGNSVRFMAPPNLRLVEKSAVQVEFDEEDEKGFLGEVLARFPDPANTVVCVLDNFDGNSMKVAELLFNNGFKEAYAIKGGLRGPDGWQAIQENYLPPSVHVFPREKKSKTLTHTDASTEGTDDQPEGNGELLTSPSSTLVNTSNGTKDGHEELNGNTLAAKHPRRPLSPYAKYPDLKPPSSPTPSKPGGAEGNGELPTSTGSSLIKTSDATKDSLATKQSGRRPLSPYANYPDLKPPSSPTPSKPGRPDENNELLMSPGSSLDDTSHATKNGREELNGSTLATKHPRRPLSPYANYPDMKPPSSPTPSKPGR; from the exons ATGGCGCTCCTCCGCCTCCAGCACCACTGCTCCCTCCTCCAAGTCTCCACCTCCCACCTCCCAACCCTCCTCAGACCCCCGCGGAACCCTCGCAGGAGCCAACTCTCGCCGCCCAATGCggccaggaccacctcctcctccgtaaCTCCCTCCCCCGCCGCGCGAATCTTGGCGCGGAATGCGGCGGCGCCGCCCTGGCGGGGCGAGCTCCTGctcctcctccccgcggccgccgCGTCCTGGCCGCTCCACTCCCTCGCGGCCGAggccgacggcggcggcgggagcaAGGTGAGCCTCGAGTCCATCGTGCTGGCCGTGGACGACTTCAACAACCGGAACCCCTTCTTCGTGGCCGGGGTGGTGTTCGTCTGGCTGGTGGTGCTCCCGCTGGCGCAGGACTACTTCAAGAAGTACAAGGCCGTGGGCGCCCTCGACGCCTTCCGCAAGCTCCGCGACGCGCCGGAGGCGCAGCTGCTGGACGTCAGGCGGGGCAACAGCGTGCGGTTCATGGCGCCGCCCAACCTCAGGCTCGTCGAGAAGAGCGCCGTGCAGGTGGAGTTCGACGAGGAGGACGAGAAGGGGTTCCTCGGGGAGGTGCTCGCCAGGTTCCCGGACCCGGCCAACACCGTCGTCTGCGTGCTTGACAA CTTTGATGGTAATTCAATGAAAGTGGCTGAGCTCCTGTTCAACAATGGTTTCAAAGAGGCATATGCAATCAAAGGGGGACTGAGAGGCCCAGATGGTTGGCAG GCAATTCAAGAAAACTATCTTCCGCCATCTGTTCATGTTTTTCCAAGGGAAAAGAAGAGCAAAACTTTAACGCACACTGATGCGAGCACTGAAGGAACAGATGATCAGCCAGAGGGGAATGGAGAACTATTAACTTCTCCTAGCAGCACTTTAGTCAATACAAGCAATGGAACCAAGGATGGTCATGAAGAACTGAATGGAAATACTTTAGCCGCGAAGCATCCAAGGAGACCATTATCACCTTATGCAAAG TACCCTGACTTGAAACCGCCATCATCTCCGACGCCATCCAAGCCAGGGGGGGCAGAGGGGAATGGGGAACTACCAACTTCTACTGGCAGCTCTTTAATCAAAACAAGCGATGCAACTAAGGATAGTCTAGCCACGAAGCAATCAGGAAGGAGACCATTATCACCATATGCAAAT TACCCTGACTTGAAACCGCCCTCATCTCCAACGCCATCCAAGCCAGGCAGGCCAGATGAGAATAATGAACTACTAATGTCTCCTGGCAGCTCTTTAGACGATACAAGCCATGCAACCAAGAATGGTCGTGAAGAACTGAATGGAAGTACTTTAGCCACGAAGCATCCAAGGAGACCATTATCACCATATGCAAAT TACCCTGACATGAAGCCGCCATCATCTCCGACGCCATCCAAGCCAGGGAGGTAG
- the LOC125545552 gene encoding rhodanese-like domain-containing protein 4A, chloroplastic isoform X2, which translates to MALLRLQHHCSLLQVSTSHLPTLLRPPRNPRRSQLSPPNAARTTSSSVTPSPAARILARNAAAPPWRGELLLLLPAAAASWPLHSLAAEADGGGGSKVSLESIVLAVDDFNNRNPFFVAGVVFVWLVVLPLAQDYFKKYKAVGALDAFRKLRDAPEAQLLDVRRGNSVRFMAPPNLRLVEKSAVQVEFDEEDEKGFLGEVLARFPDPANTVVCVLDNFDGNSMKVAELLFNNGFKEAYAIKGGLRGPDGWQAIQENYLPPSVHVFPREKKSKTLTHTDASTEGTDDQPEGNGELLTSPSSTLVNTSNGTKDGHEELNGNTLAAKHPRRPLSPYAKYPDLKPPSSPTPSKPGGAEGNGELPTSTGSSLIKTSDATKDSLATKQSGRRPLSPYANYPDMKPPSSPTPSKPGR; encoded by the exons ATGGCGCTCCTCCGCCTCCAGCACCACTGCTCCCTCCTCCAAGTCTCCACCTCCCACCTCCCAACCCTCCTCAGACCCCCGCGGAACCCTCGCAGGAGCCAACTCTCGCCGCCCAATGCggccaggaccacctcctcctccgtaaCTCCCTCCCCCGCCGCGCGAATCTTGGCGCGGAATGCGGCGGCGCCGCCCTGGCGGGGCGAGCTCCTGctcctcctccccgcggccgccgCGTCCTGGCCGCTCCACTCCCTCGCGGCCGAggccgacggcggcggcgggagcaAGGTGAGCCTCGAGTCCATCGTGCTGGCCGTGGACGACTTCAACAACCGGAACCCCTTCTTCGTGGCCGGGGTGGTGTTCGTCTGGCTGGTGGTGCTCCCGCTGGCGCAGGACTACTTCAAGAAGTACAAGGCCGTGGGCGCCCTCGACGCCTTCCGCAAGCTCCGCGACGCGCCGGAGGCGCAGCTGCTGGACGTCAGGCGGGGCAACAGCGTGCGGTTCATGGCGCCGCCCAACCTCAGGCTCGTCGAGAAGAGCGCCGTGCAGGTGGAGTTCGACGAGGAGGACGAGAAGGGGTTCCTCGGGGAGGTGCTCGCCAGGTTCCCGGACCCGGCCAACACCGTCGTCTGCGTGCTTGACAA CTTTGATGGTAATTCAATGAAAGTGGCTGAGCTCCTGTTCAACAATGGTTTCAAAGAGGCATATGCAATCAAAGGGGGACTGAGAGGCCCAGATGGTTGGCAG GCAATTCAAGAAAACTATCTTCCGCCATCTGTTCATGTTTTTCCAAGGGAAAAGAAGAGCAAAACTTTAACGCACACTGATGCGAGCACTGAAGGAACAGATGATCAGCCAGAGGGGAATGGAGAACTATTAACTTCTCCTAGCAGCACTTTAGTCAATACAAGCAATGGAACCAAGGATGGTCATGAAGAACTGAATGGAAATACTTTAGCCGCGAAGCATCCAAGGAGACCATTATCACCTTATGCAAAG TACCCTGACTTGAAACCGCCATCATCTCCGACGCCATCCAAGCCAGGGGGGGCAGAGGGGAATGGGGAACTACCAACTTCTACTGGCAGCTCTTTAATCAAAACAAGCGATGCAACTAAGGATAGTCTAGCCACGAAGCAATCAGGAAGGAGACCATTATCACCATATGCAAAT TACCCTGACATGAAGCCGCCATCATCTCCGACGCCATCCAAGCCAGGGAGGTAG